One genomic segment of Anguilla anguilla isolate fAngAng1 chromosome 2, fAngAng1.pri, whole genome shotgun sequence includes these proteins:
- the grid2ipb gene encoding delphilin isoform X7: MGRNRSLYQHFRIFIPKKHRQRFDEVVSQSLINRVCRGKGLGEPGQNRLRRSRSEDHPERLLVSTRASSVPRPVGDDNEPSDRNLRKTASLTPGHSAAATNRRTLRVYRGNKSFGFTLRGHAPVWIDSVISGSPAEKSGLKTGDRILFLNGLDMRSCSHEKVVSMLQGSGAMPTLVVEEGPVTYSLTEPELQDTPPRSRSPVLSSLQWVAEILPASIRVHGRTFSQQLDHLLTLQERYAICKALETFFQHRNVDTLIVDVFPVLDTPAKQVIWQFIYQLLTYEEQEHCQQKLSRFLGYKIAAGEEPELGPETHRRSSSMRVTGTAYRSSVRGRSSDDCIIGTHLGMGFHVDSEEVGTMLTSGERQSGDGTSLPETPNVQNISAVYGELEGVHTEKSVKSLQSASSPAPDSLADAEAHSHSPSPSMHAKEGNQSGFSLSWKDPLPSPQSRLYPQHIPSPGSVDSNPYVSLDSPLPSPMPVEYPPSPLSRRKKLFTFSRPPRSRDTDKFLDALSEQLGHRVTIVDDFLSPENDYEEMSFLDEQETSFLPHEISSASSEYHSSSEDASSLTYSSSSDHIPPPPQSPPPPPPIQFNDPPLYMDFTPEHSPKMYLSYHQYPIPPPPPPPRATLPHRHSSHKLLSIRQDYQDPPSAHQSLSPRPSHHPARTGHSLLRSIQPNLTPHTSAQSTQPSQRTHQTHQTYQSQTYQPQSPQPTHLSLKRSTHQSHQAHSPHLSLESPRPPQLPGPPPPPPPPPPPPCIPPPLPQFSHHNSDSNHMSVKRLRWEQVENSEGTIWGQLGEDSDYDKLSDMVKYLDLELHFGTQRSSKPTFLPETFKKKDVIEILSRKKAYNASILIAHLKLSPAELREVLMTMTTERLEPSHIKQLLLYAPDEEEVKQYKQFNQDPAKLSEPDQFVLQMLSVPEYKTRLRSLYFKTTFQEKTEDMRAGYECIYKASLELKNSKKLAKILEFVLAMGNYLNNGQPKTNRTTGFKINFLTELSTTKTVDGKSTFLHILAKSLGQHFPELLDFARDLKTVPLAAKVNQRFLTTDLNDLHTTIQDIRMASQNMPATAEDRFAVIMSGFLENTHPAVQSLESLQQRAMDEFTKVASFFGEDSKATSTEAFFGIFAEFISKFQRALNETQATQNPRSPRMASPLAW; encoded by the exons ATGGGACGGAACAGAAGCCTGTACCAGCACTTTCG GATCTTCATCCCCAAGAAACACCGGCAGCGCTTCGACGAGGTGGTCTCCCAGAGCCTCATCAACCGGGTGTGCCGGGGGAAGGGGCTCGGCGAACCGGGCCAGAACCGACTGCGCCGTAGCCGGAGCGAGGACCACCCCGAGCGGCTGCTGGTGTCCACGCGGGCCAGCTCCGTCCCCCGGCCTGTCGGGGACGACAACGAGCCCTCCGACCGAAACCTGAGGAAGACCGCCTCGCTGACCCCCGGGCACTCAGCCGCCGCAACCAACCGCAG GACATTGCGAGTGTACAGAGGAAACAAGAGTTTTGGATTTACTCTGCGTGGTCATGCTCCTGTGTGGATAGACTCAGTCATTTCAG GTAGTCCAGCAGAGAAGTCTGGCCTTAAAACTGGAGACCGCATCCTATTTCTCAACGGACTGGACATGAG GAGCTGCTCCCATGAGAAGGTGGTGTCCATGCTGCAGGGCAGTGGTGCCATGCCCACCCTCGTGGTAGAGGAAGGGCCTGTCACCTACTCATTGACCGAGCCTGAGCTGCAGGACACCCCCCCACGCTCCCGCTCCCCGGTGCTTAGCTCCCTGCAGTGGGTGGCTGAGATCCTGCCCGCCAGCATCCGGGTCCATGGCCGCACCTTCAGCCAGCAGCTGGACCACCTCCTCACCCTCCAGGAGCGCTACGCCATCTGCAAGGCCCTGGAGACCTTCTTCCAGCACAG GAACGTGGACACCCTGATCGTGGATGTGTTCCCTGTGCTGGACACCCCGGCCAAGCAGGTCATCTGGCAGTTTATCTATCAGCTGCTGACCTACGAGGAACAGGAGCACTGCCAGCAGAAGCTCTCTCGCTTCCTTGGATACAAGATTGCTG CGGGGGAGGAGCCTGAGCTGGGGCCGGAGACTCACCGGCGCAGCAGCTCTATGAGAGTGACAGGGACTGCCTACAGGAGCAGTGTGCGTGGGAGGAGCTCTGATGACTGCATCATCGGCACTCACTTGGGAATGG GGTTTCATGTTGACTCTGAGGAGGTGGGGACGATGCTGACATCAGGCGAGAGACAATCCGGAGATGGGACGTCCCTCCCAGAAACCCCAAATGTACAAAAC ATTTCAGCTGTGTACGGAGAGCTGGAGGGTgtgcacacagaaaagagcgtGAAGTCCCTGCAGAGTGCCTCCTCGCCTGCCCCAGACAGCCTGGCTGATGCAGAGGCCCATTCGCACTCCCCTTCCCCGTCCATGCATGCTAAAGAAG GCAACCAATCTGGCTTCTCTTTGTCTTGGAAAGATCCCTTGCCGAGCCCCCAGTCTCGATTGTACCCACAGCATATTCCCTCACCAGGCAGTGTGGATTCTAACCCTTACGTCAGCCTGGACAGTCCTCTCCCATCGCCCATGCCTGTAGAGTACCCTCCCAGTCCGCTGTCCCGCCGTAAGAAGCTCTTCACTTTCTCGCGGCCCCCCCGCAGCCGAGACACGGACAAGTTCCTGGACGCTCTCAGCGAGCAGCTGGGACACCGGGTCACCATCGTGGATGACTTCTTGTCACCGGAAAATGACTATGAAGAG AtgagcttcctggatgagcaggAGACCAGCTTCCTGCCCCATGAGATAAGCAGCGCCAGCAGCGAGTATCACAGCAGCAGTGAAGATGCCAGCTCCCTGACCTACTCCTCCAGCAGCGACCacatccctccacctccacagagccccccaccacccccacccattcAGTTCAATGACCCCCCACTGTACATGGACTTTACACCAGAGCATTCTCCCAAAATGTACCTGTCCTACCATCAATACCCCAtacctcccccaccaccacctcctcgtGCTACCCTGCCCCACCGGCATTCTTCACACAAACTTCTGTCCATCAGGCAGGACTACCAGGACCCCCCGTCAGCCCATCAGTCCCTCTCGCCACGCCCGTCACATCATCCTGCACGCACAGGACACTCGCTCCTCCGCTCTATCCAACCTAACTTAACCCCTCACACATCTGCACAGTCCACACAGCCAAGCCAACGGACTCATCAAACTCATCAGACCTACCAATCCCAGACCTACCAACCCCAGTCACCACAGCCCACCCATCTATCACTAAAACGCTCCACCCATCAGAGTCACCAGGCCCATTCACCTCACCTGTCTCTCGAGAGCCCTCGCCCTCCTCAACTCCCaggtccccctccccctcctcctcccccacccccacctccctgtaTACCGCCTCCTTTGCCCCAATTCTCCCACCACAACTCTGACTCCAACCACATGAGTGTGAAACGGCTGCGATGGGAGCAGGTGGAGAACTCAGAGGGAACCATATGGGGGCAG CTTGGAGAGGATTCTGATTATGACAAGCTGAGCGACATGGTGAAGTACCTTGACTTAGAGCTGCACTTTGGAACACAGAGGAGTTCCA AGCCCACCTTTCTGCCCGAgacctttaaaaagaaagacgTGATCGAGATTCTCTCACGCAAGAAGGCCTACAACGCCT CCATCCTGATTGCACACCTGAAGCTGTCTCCTGCGGAGCTGAGGGAGGTGCTCATGACCATGACCACAGAACGCCTGGAGCCCTCTCACATAAAGCAGCTGCTCCTGTACGCTCCTGATGAGGAGGAGGTCAAGCAGTATAAGCAGTTCAACCAGGATCCAGCCAAGCTTAGTGAGCCTGACCAGTTTGTTCTACAG ATGCTATCAGTGCCTGAGTATAAGACACGTCTCCGGAGCCTGTACTTCAAGACCACGTTTCAAGAGAAGACAGAAGACATGCGTGCTGGTTATGAGTGCATCTACAAAGCCTCCCTGGAGCTCAAGAACAGTAAAAAACTGGCAAAGATTCTGGAG TTTGTCCTGGCAATGGGAAATTACTTGAATAATGGCCAGCCCAAGACAAATAGAACCACTGGATTTAAAATCAACTTTCTCACCGAG CTCAGTACTACAAAAACTGTGGATGGGAAATCCACATTCCTGCATATTCTTGCCAAATCATTAGGCCAAcattttccagaacttttgGATTTTGCCAGGGACCTAAAGACAGTACCACTTGCTGCCAAAG TGAATCAAAGATTCCTGACGACTGACCTTAATGACCTTCACACAACCATTCAGGACATCAGAATGGCCTCCCAAAACATGCCTGCCACTGCTGAAGATCGCTTTGCGGTTATAATGAGT GGCTTCCTGGAAAACACTCATCCAGCAGTGCAGTCACTGGAGTCCCTGCAGCAGCGGGCCATGGATGAGTTTACAAAGGTGGCCTCCTTCTTCGGAGAAGACAGCAAGGCCACCTCTACAGAAGCCTTCTTTGGCATCTTTGCTGAGTTCATCTCAAAGTTCCAG AGGGCACTCAATGAGACCCAGGCCACACAGAACCCCAGGAGCCCCCGAATGGCCTCTCCCCTGGCCTGGTGA
- the grid2ipb gene encoding delphilin isoform X6: protein MGRNRSLYQHFRIFIPKKHRQRFDEVVSQSLINRVCRGKGLGEPGQNRLRRSRSEDHPERLLVSTRASSVPRPVGDDNEPSDRNLRKTASLTPGHSAAATNRRTLRVYRGNKSFGFTLRGHAPVWIDSVISGSPAEKSGLKTGDRILFLNGLDMRSCSHEKVVSMLQGSGAMPTLVVEEGPVTYSLTEPELQDTPPRSRSPVLSSLQWVAEILPASIRVHGRTFSQQLDHLLTLQERYAICKALETFFQHRNVDTLIVDVFPVLDTPAKQVIWQFIYQLLTYEEQEHCQQKLSRFLGYKIAAGEEPELGPETHRRSSSMRVTGTAYRSSVRGRSSDDCIIGTHLGMGFHVDSEEVGTMLTSGERQSGDGTSLPETPNVQNISAVYGELEGVHTEKSVKSLQSASSPAPDSLADAEAHSHSPSPSMHAKEGNQSGFSLSWKDPLPSPQSRLYPQHIPSPGSVDSNPYVSLDSPLPSPMPVEYPPSPLSRRKKLFTFSRPPRSRDTDKFLDALSEQLGHRVTIVDDFLSPENDYEEMSFLDEQETSFLPHEISSASSEYHSSSEDASSLTYSSSSDHIPPPPQSPPPPPPIQFNDPPLYMDFTPEHSPKMYLSYHQYPIPPPPPPPRATLPHRHSSHKLLSIRQDYQDPPSAHQSLSPRPSHHPARTGHSLLRSIQPNLTPHTSAQSTQPSQRTHQTHQTYQSQTYQPQSPQPTHLSLKRSTHQSHQAHSPHLSLESPRPPQLPGPPPPPPPPPPPPCIPPPLPQFSHHNSDSNHMSVKRLRWEQVENSEGTIWGQLGEDSDYDKLSDMVKYLDLELHFGTQRSSISLPEPTFLPETFKKKDVIEILSRKKAYNASILIAHLKLSPAELREVLMTMTTERLEPSHIKQLLLYAPDEEEVKQYKQFNQDPAKLSEPDQFVLQMLSVPEYKTRLRSLYFKTTFQEKTEDMRAGYECIYKASLELKNSKKLAKILEFVLAMGNYLNNGQPKTNRTTGFKINFLTELSTTKTVDGKSTFLHILAKSLGQHFPELLDFARDLKTVPLAAKVNQRFLTTDLNDLHTTIQDIRMASQNMPATAEDRFAVIMSGFLENTHPAVQSLESLQQRAMDEFTKVASFFGEDSKATSTEAFFGIFAEFISKFQRALNETQATQNPRSPRMASPLAW from the exons ATGGGACGGAACAGAAGCCTGTACCAGCACTTTCG GATCTTCATCCCCAAGAAACACCGGCAGCGCTTCGACGAGGTGGTCTCCCAGAGCCTCATCAACCGGGTGTGCCGGGGGAAGGGGCTCGGCGAACCGGGCCAGAACCGACTGCGCCGTAGCCGGAGCGAGGACCACCCCGAGCGGCTGCTGGTGTCCACGCGGGCCAGCTCCGTCCCCCGGCCTGTCGGGGACGACAACGAGCCCTCCGACCGAAACCTGAGGAAGACCGCCTCGCTGACCCCCGGGCACTCAGCCGCCGCAACCAACCGCAG GACATTGCGAGTGTACAGAGGAAACAAGAGTTTTGGATTTACTCTGCGTGGTCATGCTCCTGTGTGGATAGACTCAGTCATTTCAG GTAGTCCAGCAGAGAAGTCTGGCCTTAAAACTGGAGACCGCATCCTATTTCTCAACGGACTGGACATGAG GAGCTGCTCCCATGAGAAGGTGGTGTCCATGCTGCAGGGCAGTGGTGCCATGCCCACCCTCGTGGTAGAGGAAGGGCCTGTCACCTACTCATTGACCGAGCCTGAGCTGCAGGACACCCCCCCACGCTCCCGCTCCCCGGTGCTTAGCTCCCTGCAGTGGGTGGCTGAGATCCTGCCCGCCAGCATCCGGGTCCATGGCCGCACCTTCAGCCAGCAGCTGGACCACCTCCTCACCCTCCAGGAGCGCTACGCCATCTGCAAGGCCCTGGAGACCTTCTTCCAGCACAG GAACGTGGACACCCTGATCGTGGATGTGTTCCCTGTGCTGGACACCCCGGCCAAGCAGGTCATCTGGCAGTTTATCTATCAGCTGCTGACCTACGAGGAACAGGAGCACTGCCAGCAGAAGCTCTCTCGCTTCCTTGGATACAAGATTGCTG CGGGGGAGGAGCCTGAGCTGGGGCCGGAGACTCACCGGCGCAGCAGCTCTATGAGAGTGACAGGGACTGCCTACAGGAGCAGTGTGCGTGGGAGGAGCTCTGATGACTGCATCATCGGCACTCACTTGGGAATGG GGTTTCATGTTGACTCTGAGGAGGTGGGGACGATGCTGACATCAGGCGAGAGACAATCCGGAGATGGGACGTCCCTCCCAGAAACCCCAAATGTACAAAAC ATTTCAGCTGTGTACGGAGAGCTGGAGGGTgtgcacacagaaaagagcgtGAAGTCCCTGCAGAGTGCCTCCTCGCCTGCCCCAGACAGCCTGGCTGATGCAGAGGCCCATTCGCACTCCCCTTCCCCGTCCATGCATGCTAAAGAAG GCAACCAATCTGGCTTCTCTTTGTCTTGGAAAGATCCCTTGCCGAGCCCCCAGTCTCGATTGTACCCACAGCATATTCCCTCACCAGGCAGTGTGGATTCTAACCCTTACGTCAGCCTGGACAGTCCTCTCCCATCGCCCATGCCTGTAGAGTACCCTCCCAGTCCGCTGTCCCGCCGTAAGAAGCTCTTCACTTTCTCGCGGCCCCCCCGCAGCCGAGACACGGACAAGTTCCTGGACGCTCTCAGCGAGCAGCTGGGACACCGGGTCACCATCGTGGATGACTTCTTGTCACCGGAAAATGACTATGAAGAG AtgagcttcctggatgagcaggAGACCAGCTTCCTGCCCCATGAGATAAGCAGCGCCAGCAGCGAGTATCACAGCAGCAGTGAAGATGCCAGCTCCCTGACCTACTCCTCCAGCAGCGACCacatccctccacctccacagagccccccaccacccccacccattcAGTTCAATGACCCCCCACTGTACATGGACTTTACACCAGAGCATTCTCCCAAAATGTACCTGTCCTACCATCAATACCCCAtacctcccccaccaccacctcctcgtGCTACCCTGCCCCACCGGCATTCTTCACACAAACTTCTGTCCATCAGGCAGGACTACCAGGACCCCCCGTCAGCCCATCAGTCCCTCTCGCCACGCCCGTCACATCATCCTGCACGCACAGGACACTCGCTCCTCCGCTCTATCCAACCTAACTTAACCCCTCACACATCTGCACAGTCCACACAGCCAAGCCAACGGACTCATCAAACTCATCAGACCTACCAATCCCAGACCTACCAACCCCAGTCACCACAGCCCACCCATCTATCACTAAAACGCTCCACCCATCAGAGTCACCAGGCCCATTCACCTCACCTGTCTCTCGAGAGCCCTCGCCCTCCTCAACTCCCaggtccccctccccctcctcctcccccacccccacctccctgtaTACCGCCTCCTTTGCCCCAATTCTCCCACCACAACTCTGACTCCAACCACATGAGTGTGAAACGGCTGCGATGGGAGCAGGTGGAGAACTCAGAGGGAACCATATGGGGGCAG CTTGGAGAGGATTCTGATTATGACAAGCTGAGCGACATGGTGAAGTACCTTGACTTAGAGCTGCACTTTGGAACACAGAGGAGTTCCA TCTCTCTTCCAGAGCCCACCTTTCTGCCCGAgacctttaaaaagaaagacgTGATCGAGATTCTCTCACGCAAGAAGGCCTACAACGCCT CCATCCTGATTGCACACCTGAAGCTGTCTCCTGCGGAGCTGAGGGAGGTGCTCATGACCATGACCACAGAACGCCTGGAGCCCTCTCACATAAAGCAGCTGCTCCTGTACGCTCCTGATGAGGAGGAGGTCAAGCAGTATAAGCAGTTCAACCAGGATCCAGCCAAGCTTAGTGAGCCTGACCAGTTTGTTCTACAG ATGCTATCAGTGCCTGAGTATAAGACACGTCTCCGGAGCCTGTACTTCAAGACCACGTTTCAAGAGAAGACAGAAGACATGCGTGCTGGTTATGAGTGCATCTACAAAGCCTCCCTGGAGCTCAAGAACAGTAAAAAACTGGCAAAGATTCTGGAG TTTGTCCTGGCAATGGGAAATTACTTGAATAATGGCCAGCCCAAGACAAATAGAACCACTGGATTTAAAATCAACTTTCTCACCGAG CTCAGTACTACAAAAACTGTGGATGGGAAATCCACATTCCTGCATATTCTTGCCAAATCATTAGGCCAAcattttccagaacttttgGATTTTGCCAGGGACCTAAAGACAGTACCACTTGCTGCCAAAG TGAATCAAAGATTCCTGACGACTGACCTTAATGACCTTCACACAACCATTCAGGACATCAGAATGGCCTCCCAAAACATGCCTGCCACTGCTGAAGATCGCTTTGCGGTTATAATGAGT GGCTTCCTGGAAAACACTCATCCAGCAGTGCAGTCACTGGAGTCCCTGCAGCAGCGGGCCATGGATGAGTTTACAAAGGTGGCCTCCTTCTTCGGAGAAGACAGCAAGGCCACCTCTACAGAAGCCTTCTTTGGCATCTTTGCTGAGTTCATCTCAAAGTTCCAG AGGGCACTCAATGAGACCCAGGCCACACAGAACCCCAGGAGCCCCCGAATGGCCTCTCCCCTGGCCTGGTGA